The Acidobacteriota bacterium genome contains a region encoding:
- a CDS encoding glyceraldehyde-3-phosphate dehydrogenase: MSVRVAINGFGRIGRNVFRAIYLRDDIDVVAINDIADPQAMEYLLRFDSIHGPFNESARLMEGHLFCKGRKIPVLHGREPGDVPWYDHGVDVVVEATGIYRSRRQLQSHLDAGADRVVLTVPPADEIDAVHLPGITEQPLDRRHRIISCGTSTANCTAAMIRVLNDAFGVESGFFTSVHAYTTEQSLIDTPSELDLRLSRAAVENIVPVRSWTQHAIEAEFPHLEGRFGGHKVNVPVPDVSCVDLVTTHPVQVSVADVQEVFRSAAASTLKGVLRFIEEPIVSSDIAGSTASCCFDSLAAMVVGEQMVKTLGWYEQGGGLTHRIIEVIAQMQRKAAR; encoded by the coding sequence ATGAGCGTTCGGGTCGCGATCAACGGGTTCGGTCGTATCGGCCGCAATGTGTTCCGTGCCATCTACCTACGAGACGACATCGATGTTGTCGCGATCAATGACATCGCCGATCCCCAGGCGATGGAATACCTGCTTCGCTTCGACTCGATCCATGGTCCTTTTAATGAGTCGGCCCGTCTGATGGAAGGGCACTTGTTCTGCAAGGGTCGCAAGATTCCCGTGCTCCATGGCCGCGAGCCGGGTGACGTTCCGTGGTACGACCACGGTGTCGACGTCGTGGTCGAGGCCACCGGAATCTACCGCAGTCGTCGGCAGCTCCAATCCCACCTGGACGCAGGCGCGGATCGGGTCGTCTTGACGGTGCCGCCCGCCGATGAGATCGACGCCGTCCACTTACCGGGGATCACCGAACAGCCCCTCGATCGGCGCCATCGCATCATTTCCTGTGGGACCAGCACGGCGAACTGCACGGCCGCGATGATCCGGGTCCTGAACGACGCCTTCGGCGTCGAAAGCGGCTTCTTCACCTCCGTCCACGCATACACCACAGAGCAGAGCCTGATTGACACGCCCAGCGAGTTGGATCTGCGGCTGTCCCGGGCTGCGGTCGAGAACATCGTGCCGGTGCGTAGCTGGACCCAGCACGCGATCGAGGCCGAGTTTCCCCACCTGGAGGGCCGTTTCGGCGGTCACAAGGTCAACGTCCCGGTTCCCGACGTCTCCTGTGTCGATCTGGTCACGACCCACCCGGTCCAGGTCTCCGTCGCGGACGTGCAAGAGGTGTTTCGCAGCGCCGCGGCCAGCACGCTGAAAGGCGTGTTGCGGTTCATCGAGGAGCCGATCGTTTCCTCGGACATCGCCGGAAGCACGGCTTCCTGCTGTTTCGACTCGCTGGCGGCGATGGTCGTCGGCGAGCAGATGGTCAAGACCCTCGGCTGGTACGAGCAGGGAGGGGGGCTGACCCACCGCATTATCGAAGTAATCGCGCAGATGCAGCGCAAGGCGGCACGATGA
- a CDS encoding tetratricopeptide repeat protein: MQRPSGTPTLLAWLCVLAACTPGGPAPVEVDLRGTSAEAAALIRDLRRTAVAEPQDADKRGEFGFALEANGMPRAAVQTYLQAEDLATTDPQWSYLAAVVLAQLGQLDTALAALDRSVAIDPSYVSAYLYRGAWLLDLGRVDEAQAAYEHATRLQTDNTAAWYGRARAHLRRHEGAEALAILERLAIGREQVPYLQQLLGLAYRETGDLDRAREALAVGRGGLQPPLWPDPRRRPLSGYARGYAAEKRRGDAFIEVERWQDAAATLEPLRERNPTDPDLLTNLALAYRNLGRVDDSVRLLEFGLEHHPDHVHLHVNLGVAYEQRGEFEQALQQFDRAIELNPKLGFVYQRKGLILLFRLRRIDESVTAFEQAVTYDSQDLSAHVYLGFALVEAKRWSEAAERLALALSLDPTSRDAMLALAIARSELGELDRAEALLARIEQLSPGSPQVSRLRERLEQKREETR; encoded by the coding sequence TTGCAGCGTCCATCCGGCACGCCGACGTTGCTCGCGTGGCTTTGCGTACTTGCCGCCTGCACTCCGGGTGGGCCGGCGCCGGTGGAGGTCGACCTCAGAGGGACCAGTGCCGAAGCGGCTGCGCTGATTCGCGACCTGCGGCGTACTGCCGTGGCCGAACCGCAGGACGCCGACAAGCGCGGTGAATTCGGTTTCGCGCTCGAGGCCAACGGGATGCCCAGGGCCGCGGTTCAGACCTACCTCCAGGCGGAAGATCTGGCGACGACAGACCCGCAATGGAGCTACCTCGCAGCGGTTGTCCTGGCGCAACTCGGCCAGCTCGACACCGCCCTTGCCGCGCTCGATCGGTCGGTGGCGATCGACCCCTCTTACGTGTCCGCCTACCTCTACCGCGGCGCGTGGCTGCTCGACCTGGGGCGGGTCGACGAGGCGCAGGCGGCGTACGAGCATGCAACCCGATTGCAGACGGATAACACGGCCGCCTGGTACGGACGGGCTCGCGCCCACCTACGCCGGCACGAAGGCGCCGAGGCGCTGGCGATCCTCGAACGACTCGCGATCGGACGCGAACAGGTTCCCTACCTGCAACAGTTGCTCGGCTTGGCCTACCGCGAGACCGGCGATCTCGACCGGGCGCGCGAGGCGCTGGCGGTTGGCCGGGGAGGCTTGCAGCCTCCGTTGTGGCCCGATCCGCGGCGTCGGCCGCTCTCCGGCTACGCGCGGGGCTACGCGGCCGAGAAGCGACGCGGCGATGCGTTCATCGAGGTTGAACGCTGGCAGGACGCCGCGGCAACGCTGGAGCCGCTGCGCGAGCGCAACCCGACGGACCCCGACCTTCTGACGAATCTTGCGCTCGCGTACCGCAATCTGGGACGCGTCGATGATTCGGTTCGTCTGCTCGAGTTCGGTCTGGAGCATCACCCGGATCACGTTCACTTGCACGTCAACCTCGGCGTAGCTTACGAGCAGCGCGGCGAGTTCGAGCAGGCGCTGCAGCAGTTCGATCGGGCGATCGAGCTCAACCCGAAGCTGGGTTTCGTCTACCAGCGCAAGGGCCTGATTCTACTGTTCCGGCTGCGTCGCATCGACGAGTCGGTGACCGCTTTCGAGCAGGCTGTCACCTACGACTCTCAAGATCTGAGCGCACACGTCTATCTCGGGTTTGCACTCGTCGAGGCGAAACGTTGGAGTGAGGCCGCCGAGCGGCTGGCGCTGGCGCTGTCGCTCGACCCAACGAGCCGCGATGCGATGCTGGCGCTGGCGATCGCCCGCAGCGAGCTCGGGGAACTCGATCGCGCCGAGGCCTTACTGGCGCGCATCGAGCAGCTCTCTCCCGGCTCGCCGCAGGTCTCCCGCCTGCGTGAGCGGCTTGAGCAGAAACGGGAGGAAACCCGATGA
- the gap gene encoding type I glyceraldehyde-3-phosphate dehydrogenase: MIKIAINGFGRIGRAVFRILADHPEMQVVGINDISPAKSLVYLLKYDTVMGRFAQDVALDGDQVTCDGKATRISQIRSPAELPWGELGVDIVIEATGRFRQRQEIEQHLKAGAQRVILTVPAKDRLDATIVLGVNDDELKPEHRLLSNASCTTNCLAPLAKVLDDRFGIEKGLITTVHAYTNDQRLADWYHADPRRSRAAGENTIPTTTGAARAVGQVLPQLAGKLDGMAMRVPVPDGSIVDLVVQLRKPADSETVNAALREAADGPMQGILQYSTEALVSTDIVGNPHSCIFDAPLTQALSNGMLKVFAWYDNEWGYANRVVDLAQRAATL, translated from the coding sequence ATGATCAAGATTGCCATCAATGGATTCGGTCGGATCGGCCGAGCCGTGTTTCGTATCCTGGCCGACCACCCGGAGATGCAGGTCGTCGGCATCAACGACATCTCGCCGGCCAAGTCGCTGGTTTACCTGCTGAAGTACGACACGGTCATGGGTCGCTTCGCGCAAGACGTCGCTCTGGACGGCGACCAAGTGACCTGCGACGGAAAGGCAACCCGCATCAGCCAGATCCGCTCGCCGGCGGAACTGCCGTGGGGTGAACTGGGAGTCGACATCGTCATCGAGGCCACCGGGCGCTTCCGTCAGCGTCAGGAGATCGAGCAGCATCTGAAGGCAGGCGCACAGCGGGTTATCCTGACGGTGCCGGCCAAGGATCGCCTGGACGCGACCATCGTACTGGGAGTCAACGACGACGAGTTGAAGCCGGAGCACCGCCTTCTGTCCAACGCCTCCTGTACGACAAATTGCCTGGCGCCGTTGGCCAAGGTGCTCGATGACCGGTTCGGTATCGAAAAGGGCCTGATCACGACGGTCCATGCCTATACCAACGATCAACGGCTGGCCGACTGGTACCACGCGGATCCGCGCCGCTCCCGCGCCGCAGGCGAAAACACGATTCCCACGACGACGGGCGCTGCCCGGGCCGTGGGCCAGGTGTTGCCACAGTTGGCCGGCAAGCTCGACGGCATGGCGATGCGGGTCCCGGTACCCGACGGGTCGATCGTCGATCTGGTCGTTCAGCTACGAAAACCTGCCGACTCCGAGACGGTCAATGCCGCGCTTCGGGAAGCCGCGGACGGCCCGATGCAGGGGATCCTTCAGTATTCGACCGAGGCACTCGTGTCGACGGATATCGTCGGCAACCCACACTCCTGCATCTTCGATGCGCCGCTGACCCAGGCGCTGTCCAACGGAATGCTCAAGGTGTTCGCCTGGTACGACAACGAATGGGGCTACGCCAATCGAGTCGTCGATCTGGCCCAGCGAGCCGCGACTCTCTGA